One window of the Candidatus Krumholzibacteriota bacterium genome contains the following:
- a CDS encoding GNAT family N-acetyltransferase, whose product MNIITGTLSRDQLSSTRDLLRQTAAASVTAPFAGFDPASEEGIEFASGVLSALVESGLVNICAAERGGKVEGLLLWEKLGWDTRILGRECARVILAGGKGTGTLIKHLLDRAEDEGITYITIRVADSNCPEGVGESDLVSVGFEKLERIVYLRAETDGKTPGWPVVPSVPGDRQQLIDLAGSSYSYDRFHIDPLISGGDADRLHREWMSGSIDGRADRILVTRGNEPDIAGYCACILPDRLTGGAGWIDMLAVSPERRKSGLGRSLVEGALEYFREEGVESAALCTQEMNLPALRLYGKTGFSVFAFADTYRWAKVG is encoded by the coding sequence ATGAACATCATAACAGGCACCCTTTCGCGGGATCAATTAAGCAGCACACGGGATCTTCTGCGGCAGACAGCCGCCGCGAGCGTCACCGCTCCTTTTGCCGGGTTCGATCCGGCAAGTGAAGAGGGGATCGAATTCGCTTCCGGGGTATTGTCAGCGCTTGTCGAAAGCGGACTGGTCAATATCTGCGCCGCCGAAAGAGGTGGAAAAGTGGAAGGGCTCCTTCTCTGGGAAAAGCTCGGCTGGGACACGCGGATCCTCGGAAGAGAGTGCGCGCGGGTCATCCTGGCGGGAGGAAAGGGAACAGGGACTCTTATCAAACACCTTCTTGACCGGGCCGAAGATGAAGGCATCACCTACATTACGATCAGGGTCGCTGACAGTAACTGCCCGGAAGGAGTCGGTGAATCCGACCTTGTTTCGGTTGGATTTGAAAAACTCGAGAGGATAGTATATCTCAGAGCGGAGACGGACGGCAAGACGCCTGGCTGGCCTGTCGTGCCATCAGTCCCAGGGGACCGGCAGCAGCTTATCGACCTGGCCGGATCGTCTTACAGCTATGACCGCTTTCATATCGATCCGCTTATAAGCGGGGGGGACGCTGATCGATTGCACCGGGAATGGATGAGCGGTTCGATCGACGGCAGAGCCGACAGGATACTCGTCACCCGCGGCAATGAACCCGATATCGCGGGATATTGCGCCTGTATTCTGCCGGACCGGCTCACCGGCGGAGCGGGTTGGATCGATATGCTTGCCGTATCGCCCGAAAGGAGAAAATCAGGCCTGGGTCGTTCGCTGGTCGAGGGAGCGCTGGAATATTTCAGGGAAGAAGGAGTGGAAAGCGCCGCGCTTTGCACGCAGGAAATGAACCTTCCCGCGCTTCGTCTATACGGGAAGACCGGTTTCAGCGTCTTCGCGTTCGCTGACACATACCGCTGGGCCAAAGTCGGTTGA
- a CDS encoding oligopeptide transporter, OPT family — protein MEKSQGTKRLPENAYKVLKPGEEYTPYIPAGKIIPEITVRSVLIGLFMAVIFTAAAAFLGLKVGQVFEAAIPIAILAVGLSGIFKRRNTILENVIIQSIGSASGVVVAGMIFTLPALFILDLELKFYQTFLAALLGGFLGILFLIPLRRYFVREQHGHLPFPEGTAITEVIVTGEGGGDQAKVLLVAAIIGGIYDFCIGTFGLWSEVISTRVIPALATVADKAKLVVKVNAGAAVVGLGYIIGLRYGTIIAAGSFLSWLVLIPAVWFFGQHLEVPVGNVTMLISDMRAEDIFDNYIRHIGIGGIAVAGMIGILKSSKIIVSSFSVGFREMFSGKSRSGSDTERTDRDIDMSIVIGALIITLLVVFLFFGFLVVDSWKIATIALVVVAVITFLFTTVAARAIAIVGMNPVSGMTLMTLILSSVILVKAGLSGPAGMVSALIIGGVVCTALSTAGAFISDLKVGYWIGSTPKKQEMYKFLGIAVAAASVTGVILLLNKTYGFTGPDKLDAPQANAMAAVIQTLMSDARAPWGLYIAGGFMAIILELLKISPLAFALGMYLPIHLNTPILIGGLVAHLVQKSSSNVEVAEKRKNRGTLIASGFIAGGALMGVVSALLALPEGWSEKLLTGFGETAAGEILSVFLFAGLCFYIYFDSKRGASE, from the coding sequence ATGGAGAAAAGTCAAGGGACAAAGAGGCTTCCGGAGAACGCCTACAAGGTCCTCAAGCCGGGGGAGGAGTACACACCTTATATCCCCGCCGGCAAAATCATCCCCGAGATAACTGTCCGTTCGGTATTGATCGGACTTTTTATGGCGGTCATCTTTACCGCGGCCGCCGCTTTTCTCGGACTGAAGGTGGGACAGGTGTTTGAGGCGGCTATCCCGATCGCCATCCTCGCCGTCGGACTGTCGGGGATATTCAAAAGACGCAATACGATCCTCGAGAACGTGATAATACAATCGATAGGATCGGCTTCGGGCGTAGTCGTAGCGGGGATGATCTTCACCCTCCCGGCCTTGTTCATCCTCGACCTGGAACTGAAATTCTATCAGACATTTCTAGCCGCCCTTCTGGGTGGTTTTCTAGGCATACTTTTTCTCATTCCGCTGAGGAGATATTTCGTAAGGGAACAGCATGGGCATCTGCCCTTTCCTGAAGGAACGGCGATCACCGAGGTGATCGTTACGGGCGAAGGGGGCGGAGACCAGGCCAAGGTCCTTCTCGTAGCCGCTATAATCGGAGGTATCTACGATTTCTGTATCGGCACCTTCGGGTTATGGAGCGAGGTCATATCGACCCGCGTCATCCCGGCACTTGCCACTGTGGCCGACAAGGCGAAACTCGTCGTCAAGGTCAACGCCGGGGCGGCTGTGGTCGGACTCGGCTATATCATAGGACTCAGGTACGGCACGATAATAGCGGCTGGTTCGTTCCTTTCATGGCTTGTCCTGATCCCCGCCGTATGGTTTTTCGGACAGCATCTCGAAGTGCCGGTCGGCAACGTCACTATGCTGATCTCCGATATGAGAGCCGAGGATATATTCGATAACTACATAAGGCATATCGGAATAGGCGGTATCGCCGTAGCAGGTATGATAGGTATACTGAAATCGTCGAAGATCATCGTCTCCTCGTTCAGCGTGGGATTCAGGGAGATGTTCTCCGGTAAGAGCAGATCGGGAAGCGATACCGAGAGGACCGACAGGGACATCGACATGTCGATAGTGATCGGCGCTCTAATCATAACGCTTCTTGTCGTCTTCCTTTTCTTCGGGTTCCTTGTAGTCGATTCATGGAAGATCGCCACGATAGCGCTTGTCGTCGTAGCGGTAATAACATTCCTTTTCACGACGGTCGCCGCGAGGGCGATAGCTATAGTAGGGATGAACCCCGTTTCGGGGATGACACTGATGACCCTGATCCTCTCCAGCGTAATCCTAGTAAAGGCGGGGCTTTCCGGACCGGCCGGGATGGTCTCGGCTCTTATAATAGGAGGGGTGGTCTGTACAGCCCTCTCTACTGCCGGAGCCTTCATAAGCGATCTGAAGGTCGGATATTGGATCGGCTCGACTCCAAAGAAACAGGAGATGTACAAATTCCTGGGTATCGCTGTAGCGGCGGCGAGCGTGACCGGCGTCATTCTTCTTCTGAACAAGACGTACGGTTTTACCGGGCCTGACAAACTCGACGCTCCACAGGCCAACGCCATGGCCGCGGTGATCCAGACCCTTATGTCAGACGCCAGGGCGCCATGGGGGTTGTATATAGCCGGCGGTTTCATGGCGATAATCCTCGAGCTTCTCAAGATCTCTCCGCTTGCCTTCGCGCTTGGAATGTATCTGCCGATACATCTTAATACGCCGATACTTATAGGCGGGCTGGTAGCTCACCTGGTACAGAAAAGCAGTTCAAATGTGGAAGTGGCGGAAAAGAGAAAGAACAGGGGAACGCTTATCGCTTCAGGATTTATCGCCGGGGGAGCGCTGATGGGAGTCGTAAGCGCCCTGCTTGCCCTTCCGGAAGGATGGAGCGAGAAACTTCTCACCGGCTTCGGAGAAACGGCGGCAGGGGAGATTCTCAGCGTCTTCCTGTTCGCCGGGCTCTGTTTCTATATTTATTTCGACTCCAAACGGGGCGCGTCCGAATAA